From the Solanum stenotomum isolate F172 chromosome 4, ASM1918654v1, whole genome shotgun sequence genome, one window contains:
- the LOC125863098 gene encoding cytochrome P450 81Q32-like translates to MEISYYILIFTFLYLLKNHFLRKFQNLPPSPFISLPIIGHLYLLKKKPLHKTLANISEKHGPLLYLRFGSRPVLVVSSPSLAEECFTKNDVFANRVRLLAGKHLGYNYTSLVWASYGQHWRNLRRIATHEILSTHRVQMFADIRRDEVRALLQRLLRGETSGGDTNTNVVDMKAAFFEMTLNMLMMMIAGKRYYGDSAGKLKESRRFKEIVIETFQVSGATNIGDFVPHLKWIGVNKLEDKVKLLQEKRDKFMQELIEEHKNRRKGSSLEQKNNTMIDVLLSLQDSEPDYYTDEVIKGMGIVMLTAGTDTTASTMEWALSFLLNNPEALKKAQNEIDTHLGESSRLLDESDLAQLPYLHGIINETLRMCPAGPLLVPHESSDECVVGGFRVPRGTMLLVNLWAIQNDAKLWDRPNEFRPERFIDIKGQRDGFRLMPFGYGRRGCPGENLAMHVAGLALGSLIQCFEWERVSKELIDMTEGPGLTMPKAIPLLAKCRPRQNIDNLLAHL, encoded by the coding sequence ATGGAAATTTCATATTACATACTCATCTTCACTTTCCTATACTTGCTAAAGAACCATTTCCTTAGAAAATTCCAAAATCTCCCACCAAGTCCCTTTATCTCTTTGCCCATTATAGGCCATCTATATCTACTCAAGAAAAAACCACTTCATAAAACATTAGCCAACATCTCAGAAAAACATGGACCTTTGCTTTACCTTCGATTTGGATCGCGTCCTGTCCTGGTTGTCTCCTCCCCTTCTCTTGCAGAGGAATGTTTCACCAAAAATGACGTTTTTGCCAATCGTGTGAGGCTGCTTGCTGGAAAACATCTTGGTTACAACTATACCAGCCTTGTTTGGGCATCCTATGGCCAACATTGGCGCAACCTAAGAAGGATTGCTACTCATGAAATCTTGTCCACTCACAGAGTTCAAATGTTTGCTGATATCCGTAGAGATGAGGTTCGTGCTCTGCTGCAACGACTTCTAAGGGGGGAAACCAGTGGTGGAGATACTAACACAAACGTGGTGGATATGAAGGCGGCTTTCTTTGAGATGACACTGAAtatgttgatgatgatgattgcTGGGAAAAGATACTATGGTGATTCTGCTGGGAAATTGAAGGAATCAAGGAGGTTTAAAGAGATTGTTATAGAAACTTTCCAAGTGAGTGGTGCAACAAATATAGGAGATTTTGTGCCACATCTTAAATGGATAGGAGTAAACAAACTTGAGGATAAGGTGAAGTTACTGCAGGAGAAGAGGGATAAATTCATGCAAGAATTGATTGAAGAGCACAAGAACCGTCGAAAGGGATCTTCTTTGGAGCAAAAGAACAATACCATGATTGATGTTCTCTTATCCCTCCAAGATTCAGAGCCTGATTATTACACAGATGAAGTGATAAAGGGCATGGGAATAGTCATGTTAACAGCAGGGACTGATACTACAGCTAGCACAATGGAATGGGCATTATCATTTCTTCTGAACAATCCTGAGGCACTAAAGAAAGCTCAAAACGAAATAGACACTCACCTTGGAGAGTCATCAAGATTACTTGATGAATCAGACCTTGCTCAACTCCCTTATCTCCATGGAATCATAAATGAAACTCTCCGAATGTGCCCAGCTGGTCCATTACTTGTGCCACACGAGTCCTCTGATGAGTGTGTTGTTGGAGGTTTTCGTGTACCCCGTGGGACAATGTTGCTAGTGAATTTGTGGGCGATACAAAATGATGCTAAGTTGTGGGACAGGCCAAATGAGTTCAGGCCTGAAAGGTTTATCGATATCAAAGGGCAACGAGATGGGTTCAGACTAATGCCATTTGGATATGGCAGGAGAGGTTGTCCAGGTGAGAATTTGGCAATGCATGTTGCTGGCTTGGCATTAGGATCACTTATTCAGTGCTTTGAATGGGAGAGAGTAAGTAAAGAGCTGATAGACATGACTGAAGGACCTGGACTCACTATGCCGAAGGCTATACCATTGCTAGCAAAATGTAGGCCACGCCAAAATATTGACAACCTTCTTGCTCATTTGTAA